A genomic stretch from Lysobacter soyae includes:
- a CDS encoding class I SAM-dependent methyltransferase codes for MQKSKLLACSLSLVLSACASSASHDVATGTDGAPVHSAAAIAAVEAADAAAKAAADAADEAELQMAIDREDRSAANRARDVYRHPFDTLRFFQVTPRSHVVEITPGGGWYTEILQPYLITDGSYTAALVDPATVPMGASRAFQEKQRDTFARFLAGKVQGFNTLKQIGFNPSAPVFGAPGSVDTILTFRNVHNWVAAGNAQLYFDAFFKALKPGGVLGVADHRAKPGTDLDTMKKTGYLTEALVIDYATRAGFVLEETSQINANPADTTDHPNGVWTLPPTNRHDAKDDAKYKAIGESDRMTLRFRKP; via the coding sequence ATGCAAAAGTCCAAGCTCCTAGCCTGTTCCCTTAGCCTGGTGCTCTCCGCCTGCGCCAGCTCGGCATCCCACGATGTCGCGACCGGCACCGACGGCGCGCCCGTCCACTCAGCGGCCGCCATCGCCGCAGTTGAAGCGGCAGACGCTGCGGCCAAAGCCGCTGCCGATGCCGCCGACGAGGCCGAATTACAAATGGCCATCGATCGCGAAGATCGCTCAGCCGCCAATCGCGCCCGCGACGTCTATCGCCATCCGTTCGACACGCTGCGCTTCTTCCAAGTCACGCCGCGAAGTCATGTGGTGGAAATCACGCCCGGTGGCGGTTGGTACACGGAAATCCTGCAGCCGTACCTGATCACTGACGGTTCCTACACCGCCGCATTGGTGGATCCCGCGACCGTGCCCATGGGTGCATCGCGCGCATTCCAAGAAAAACAACGCGATACCTTTGCGCGCTTTCTCGCGGGCAAAGTGCAAGGCTTTAACACGCTCAAACAGATCGGCTTCAATCCAAGTGCCCCCGTTTTCGGGGCTCCCGGTAGCGTGGACACGATTCTGACATTCCGTAACGTGCACAACTGGGTGGCCGCCGGCAATGCCCAGTTGTATTTCGACGCGTTCTTCAAAGCTTTGAAGCCGGGCGGCGTTTTGGGTGTGGCAGATCATCGCGCCAAACCCGGTACCGATCTCGACACCATGAAAAAGACCGGTTATCTCACCGAAGCACTGGTGATCGACTACGCGACCCGCGCGGGATTTGTGCTCGAAGAAACCTCGCAAATCAACGCCAACCCCGCGGACACGACCGACCATCCCAACGGTGTCTGGACCTTGCCGCCAACCAACCGGCACGACGCGAAAGATGATGCAAAGTACAAAGCCATCGGCGAAAGCGATCGTATGACTTTGCGATTCCGCAAACCCTGA
- a CDS encoding pseudouridine synthase: MLIAFNKPFNVLCQFTDQSRPPRATLADFRLPPRVYAAGRLDFDSEGLLLLTDDGALAHRLTDPKHKVAKTYWAQVEGSPTEDQLGQLARGVQLNDGPTRPARARLLDPPAIWARNPPVRFRKTVPDAWIELEIHEGRNRQVRRMTAAVGLPTLRLVRVRIGHIGLETLSPGEWRALDGLAQP; encoded by the coding sequence ATGTTGATCGCGTTCAACAAACCGTTCAACGTGCTCTGCCAATTCACGGATCAAAGCCGACCGCCGCGCGCGACCTTGGCCGACTTCCGTTTGCCGCCACGCGTTTACGCGGCCGGCCGCCTCGATTTCGACAGTGAAGGGCTGTTGCTGTTGACCGATGACGGCGCGCTCGCGCACCGGTTGACCGACCCCAAACACAAAGTTGCGAAAACCTATTGGGCCCAAGTGGAAGGCTCGCCAACCGAGGACCAGCTCGGACAGTTGGCGCGCGGGGTGCAGCTCAACGATGGCCCGACGCGTCCGGCGCGCGCGCGACTGCTCGACCCGCCGGCGATTTGGGCGCGCAATCCGCCGGTGCGATTCCGGAAAACCGTTCCCGACGCTTGGATCGAACTGGAAATCCACGAGGGACGCAATCGACAAGTTCGCCGGATGACCGCGGCAGTGGGTTTGCCGACACTGCGTTTGGTTCGCGTACGTATCGGTCATATCGGTTTGGAGACG